The window GAGTTGATGAATCTCTATGCAGCAAAGAAGATAACTTTTGACGAGATGTACGATTACATGTACGTCCGCACGGATTATCTCGACCTTCAGGTTCTTAAAGGGGTTAAAAAATATAATGCCAGACCCCACTCATACGGTATCTATCCCAACCTGAACTTCTATATAAACGATCCTTCCGGTTTTTTCAAAGGTGCGATGGGCGTCAGGGCGTGGACAGGTTATGAACTGACCGACAACCTGATGGCTGTGGGCGGTCTTGCTTACTATCCTGTTAACAGCATTTCAACCGTTAACGAAATCGGGCAGGATGCAGTAAGGTCGGATATAGCCGACTACACAGACAATAGAATGATCCTCGATATGGCTCTGCTGGACTATAAGGACAGAATCAGAAATACAGATATCTTTATGAACGTTGAAGCCGGAATACTTGAAATACAGTACACCGGTGTGAATGCCGAAACGGCGGTTCCGTTCTTTAACAATAACCTGCTGCTGGGCCTCAGCGGAAGTTATGTCAGAAAGAGAGACAGTGAGGATATTATCCGCCTTAACGAAAATGATCCATATTACACCGCTTTCGTTAAAGGCAGGGTTCACTTTAAGAAGATAAAAACTTACGTTGACGTTGACGCAGGAAGATTCCTCGCCGGAGATGTCGGCGCAAGAGTGAAAATTACCAAGAAAATAAATGACGTGGAATTGTCAATATGGGCAACTAAAACGAAAACGTCCGGTTTTGATAGTGAGTATAACAGAGGGTATACTGATAAAGGGATAATGTTCACAATACCTTTAAGAGTATTTTCCGGAAAAGATTCGCGCGCTGTCTATTCTCAGAAGTTCGTTCCATGGACAAGAGACGTAGGGGTGCAGGTCAGCGAGTTCACCAACCTGTTTAACTTTATAGACAGGAACTACCAAAAATAGGGTTGACATTCGTTGTAATTGTGCCAAACTGGATAATATAAATATGAAATAACGGCATTGGCTAATACTATAGTTTAAAGAGGTGCAATATGAAAAAGTTTTTAGCATTGGTTATGATAATCGCTCTTCCCGCAGCAGTTTTTGCTGCTGAAATAGTTGTTGCTCAGGCAGCAGGCGGATCAGGAGCAGGTGCTGGCAGCTCAGCAGGCGGAGCAGGTGCAGGAGCTGGAGCAAGCGGAGCGGGCGCAGGAGCCGGAGCGGCAGGTGCAGGTGCAGCAGGTGCAGGCGGTGCAGCAGCAGGTGCGGCAGCAGCAAGTGCAGCAGCAGTCGGCGGAATCACAGCAGGTGCGATAGCAGCAGGAGTTGCGGCAGCAGCGGCAGTGGGTGCAGCAGTAGCAGCATCTTCAAGCTCTTCAAGTACAGCTCACCACGGCAACTAAGATCAAAAAAATGCGGGAGTCTTTCGGGACTCCCTTTTTTTATCATGAAAATATTCATTTTTTCTTTTCTAATCATTTTTTCTTTTCATATGGCATTTGCCAACGAATATGAGCCCCTTGAAAGCTGTGAGGCTTTTTTTGTCAATCTGAAATCCGGAGAATATATTAAAGCATGGGACGGCCTGACAAAAGAATCTCAGAAGAACATTGTTCAGGAGGTCTCAGATTCACTTAAAAAGGCCGGTTATGCCGCCGAGAGTGACAAAGTTTTTCTTACGAACGAATTTAACACCTGCGGCTCAATATGTGTTTCATACTGGAGCACTTTTGTGAAAGCTTTCAATCCCGACATCGTACTAAGGGATTCAGAGTGGAGTCTGGGTGTGTCCAAAAAGAACTATTTCGAGATAGTAATTTTATATAAAGAATCCGAAACTCCTTCCATTTTAAAAATGTTCAGAGAAGACGGCAAGTGGCGTCTGGGTCTGAAAGAGACTTTCTGGGTCAGAAAGCTCTTTATGTAATTCTCAAATTTACTGTAGTTACAATTTATGGTAGTATTGCTCAACTAAACTGATAAAGGCGTGGAGAATGAAAAAAATATTCCTTTTGCTTTTGCTGGCCGTTTCCGTTTGTGCCAGTGCGGCGTCACTAGCAGACGAAGCTCTTTTCAACCAGATAATCAATGCGCAGAAAGATAAACTGGGGATTACCGACAGACAGTCGAACGTTCAGGACAGGAATCTTCAGAACACCGGTCAGACAGGAAATACCCCTCAGAACAATCTTCAGAATGTTCAGACGGGCAACACCACCCCTAATGTTATCAAACAGCCTAAAGAGGTTTTAATATACGGACACGATATGTTCGGAACATCTGATACTGCTTCCGGCAGTTCAAATCAGTTTGTTGCGGATCAGAATGTAAACGTGCCCGACGACTATGTTCTGGGTTCGGGCGATACTGTCAGGCTCCAGTTCTGGGGAAGGACTGCTAAGACAGAGGAGCTTGTTCTCGACCGTTCCGGCGAGGCTTTCTCGGAAACACTCGGGAAGATAGTTCTCGGCGGCCAAACATACGGACAGGCGAAAACAATAGTTGAAAAAATGGTGCAGGGCATGGAGGGAGTTTCCGCCAGCCTTGTTATAAGCAATACAAAGACGGTCAAAGTTCTCGTTTCAGGCGGGGTGAACAAACCCGGATACTACATCATGAACGTATTCGGAAACGTTACTCAGGCCATTGTGAACGCAGGCGGAGTTAAGGATTTTGCCGACATCCGCAGGGTGGCCATCATAAGAAACGGCAGAACTGTAGAAACCATAGACTACTACGAACTTATCAATAAAGGATCCTACAGGCCGAAAATTCAGAAGCTGATGCCCAATGACGTAATATTCGTCCCCAGGACCACAAAAAGGGTGCTGGTTGAAGGTGCGATAAAGAATGAAGCCTATTACGACATAAGAAACGAAAACACCGTAAACGACGTTATACGCCTCGCAGGAGGGCTTGCCTCAAATGCGGTTTCCAACAACGTTGTTGTTACCAGAGTCAACAAGACCGATCTGAAATATACCGTTAAAAGCCTTGATATCAGCAAAGGACGTGATGCCTCATTCAGAGTTGAGGACGGCGATAAAATTACCATCTACGGTCTTAACGATAAAAATCTTAATTCCGTTAAACTCACAGGAAATGTTGTATATCCCGGAAACTATGAGTTCAGGAAAGGTATGAGAATTTCAGATATCATTAAGAGTGTCAGCTACCTTCTTCCGGATACTGAAATGTCCGCATCATACATCGTCAGAAAAGATGTTAAAACCAGCGAAACTGTCATTGTGCCTTTCAGTCTGGACAGAATAATGGAGAGCAAACATTCGGCCTACGACATCGCACTGCAGGCCTATGATGAAATAGTCGTTGTGGGCAAATATACCGCAATGGAGAATATTCATATTGATGTTTCAGGCGAGGTGGTTTCTCCCGGAGACTATGCAGCCAAGAACAATGCAACAGTCTATGAAATGATTGTTAAAGCAGGGGGGCTTACAGCCAACTCTGATAAAAGTGCTATAGAAATAATAAGTTATCTTAACGGAAGTTACTCTTCCGAATATATGGACATCAACAAATCGATGTCTGCCAAAGCTCCTCTTCAGGGATTCATAGTTGTTCACGGAATATATGAGTCGGCTATGCTGAACTATATCGAAATAAGCGGCGATATTATGAACCCGGGCGAGTTTTTCTTCCACAAGGGGATGTCCCTCAGGGAACTTCTGGATAAAGCCGTAAGTCCGGATAAGAAAAACATCCGCTACTCAATTCTTATTTACAGGAAGAACACTGACACCTCAGGAAGCGAAGTCTTCAGCCTCGATCTCAAAAACCTTTCCGATCCGAAAGTTGCTTATACTCTCAAGCAGGGTGACAAAGTTATAGTCAAACAGGTGACTAAAGAGGTTAAAAGATATGTAAACATTGAGGGTGCAGTTTTTGATCCCGGAACTTATCAGTATGCGGACAACCTCACTGCCGGACAGCTTATTACTATGGCCGGCGGACTCAAAGACAGTGCATATTACGATGCCATTGAACTGATCAGAAAAGAAATAGCAGATGGCGGAGTTGAGCAGGAGTTCATCTCCGTCAATAAAGACGAAATAGCCAAATTCAGCCTTATGGCCGGTGACAGACTGGTTGTAAGAGACATCTCGGAATATAACAAAATGGACTATGTAACTCTCAGCGGAGAGGTCAAATTTCCCGGCAGATACCCCATCAAAAAGGGCGAGAAGCTTTCATCCATCATAGAGAGAGCGGGCGGATTCACTGATTTTGCCTATCTGAAGGGTGCGGCGTTCAGTAGAGTCCGTGTCAGGGTGGAAAAACAGAAAATGCTGGATAAAATGATCAGGAATCTTGAAAGAGAGATACTTGTTAATGCCAATGTAGAGGCCATGACTGCCAGCACAACCACAAGCATCGACTCTTCCGAGCTCATGCTTAAGACAAAAGATGAGTTCATAAAATCAATGAGGAATCTGAAGGCCGACGGAAGGGTTGTTCTTAAACTTTCCCACCCCAGACTGCTGAAAGGAAGCTCAAACGATCTGGATCTTGAGAACGGTGATGAGCTTTATATTCCCAAAGCGCCTTCAACTGTGGTTGTTTCAGGTTCGGTGCTCAGCCCCGGCGCATTTGTTTATAACTCTAAAATGGACTGGGAAGATTATATCAAGCTGACGGGCGGACTGCTCTCTCAGGCGGATAAAAAGAATATCTTCATAATGAAGTCCGACGGAACTGCGCAGAAAGCCAACAGCGAAACTCTTGCGTGGTCGCCTCAGAACGACAGGTGGGAGTTCTCATTCTTCAGCAAAACCAACCCCCTTGATCCCGGGGATATCATAATGGTTCCCGATAACTACAATAGAGTTCCATGGATGAGAAATATCAAGGATATAACGCAGATCATGATGCAGATTGCCGTTACAGCCGGCGTTCTGACGAATCTATAAGGTGTTTTATGAAAATGAATCATACATTCTTAATATTAACATTTGTTGCAATAGCATTTTTTGGTCTTTTTGGGATTGGATATGCTCAGAATGGGAACAGCGAAGCTGAAAATAATACGAGCTCAGCCATGAGCTGTGATTCGTATTCCGGCTGTATTTCTCTTGGACTTAAAGAGAGAGGCGCAGGAAAAGAATCTGTTCTGCTGTATTTTTCTGAAAGTGTTAAGGAATCCAGATATAATATCTTTGACAATATCAGTCTCCGTTTGTCCAGCAATACCTGTCCTCCAATTATCAGCGTATATAAAAAGGTTAATAATGTGAATTACATTATGGATGTTTTCACTGGTAATCAGTCTAACGGCTGTGTTAAATATTTTGCAAATGTTACAGGCGACAACAGAGACCGTGACTCTATTGTCGGGCAGTTGGAAGTTACCTATTGTAACGATGATGAACTCTTTGAGAGTTGCAGGCAGGGTATTATATATTCAAGGATTAATTCGTTTAAAAACGAAAAAAATAAAGAACAGATGCCCGGAACTTTTCCGGCACAGAGCCAAAATTTACCCATGGTAAATCAGCAGTCTGATATTTCAAATTATAATGGGAATGGACAGATCCCCCTGCAAAGGTAGTTTTGTAAATGGGTTTTCATGACTTCAGTTTGTACGGGATATTGTTAAATCATTTTCCGCAAGGCGCATTATGTGCAGGAAATCCCATCTTTCAGCAGTCACACCGTATGTGCCGATAACTCAGCTTTTACTTGAATTACAGGATAATTGTCATTCAGTTATCTGATTAAGCTAAATATTGATAGAATAAGTGCAGATATGGACTTTTTTGAGGCATAACAGTTTTAAGTCTATCTTGCCTTCTGTATTGTTGCAGTTGCATAAAGTATTTATGCATAAAAGGTAAATTGAACATTGCGGTGTCCCTTTTATTGACAACTGATATTATTGGAATTATTATCACAATGAATTGGCGGTGCGAGTGATGAACACAGAAAATAGCAGAATTGAAGAGAATGAGATAGATATGTTAACATTGGTATCCATAATCTGGAAACGTAAATTTCTTATTGCCGGACTTGTTTTTCTCGTTTCTCTGGCGACAGTTATATATGTCGTCACTCAGGACAATATGTATGCCTCCACTGCAGTTTTAAAGCCTGTGGAGAGTGCCTCTTCTCCCTCATTAAACGGTTTAGGCACTTTGGCAAGTATTGCCGGCGTCAGTGTCAGCTCCGGTGGTTCTGTCTTCGGAGATCTCAGTGTTCTGCTTAACGACAGAGATTTTTTGGCAGGTTTTATTAAAAAGAATAACCTTACAAAAAAACTGATCGAGGAGACTGCATTTCTGGATACGGAAGAGTTTAAATCAAATGAAAAATTTTACCTGTCAAATCTGATGAAAAAGAATACGAGTTTGTTTGAAGATCAGACAACAAAGTATATTACTATTTCATTTCAGAATAAAAATCCTGCCATTGCTAACAATGTTCTTTCCCTTCTTCTGAAAGATGCCAGCGAAGTTCTCCGGTTAAAACAGCTTGAAAATGTTGACGAAAGGATCGCAAACTATAAATCAGAAATAGACCTTACGAAGGATATAACTTTAAAATCAAAGCTCAGTGACCTTGTTGCAAATCTCATTCAAAGCAAAGTATTAGCAAATGCAGACAAATACTATGGCTTCAGCATAATTTCTGCGCCGTCCCTTCCTGATGCTTTAGATAAGGTTGGACCAAAAAGAGCGCAGATATGTATAATAGCATTTTTTGCCAGCATGGTTTTGTCCATTGTCGGCGTTGTCTGGTATGAGACGCTGAGAAAATCGAAAGCATAAAGGATGGCGAGAAGGCTTTCCGTGGAGTATTCAAAAGATGTCAGAACAGATACTTGAACTGATAGGAAGAAAAGAAGAACTTTTTACAGACGATATATCTCGGTTTGAAAATGAGTTGCAAGAAATCGTCGCTAATTCTACGTTTCTTGTAATTGGAGGCGCAGGCTCAATCGGTCAGGCTGTAGTTAAAGAGATATTCAAACGCAATCCTTTAAAACTTCATGTCGTGGATATAAGTGAGAATAATCTTGCGGAGCTGGTTCGGGATATAAGAAGCTCTTTCGGATATATAAACGGTGATTTTCGCACTTTTGCTTTAGACGCAGGTGCTGCGGAATATGATGCTTTTATCAGGAGCGACGGCAAATATGACTATGTTCTTAACCTATCTGCCCTGAAACACGTCAGAAGCGAAAAAGACCCATATACCCTAATGAGGCTTATACGCACTAACGTATCCAATACGGAGAAGACCGTGATGGATTCAGTTAACAACGGTTCTAAGAAGTATTTTTGCGTTTCAACGGATAAGGCTGCTAATCCTGTTAATATGATGGGTGCTTCCAAAAGGATAATGGAGATGTTCCTGATGAGGCTCAGCACTGAAATTCCCATTTCCACTGCCAGATTTGCCAATGTTGCATTTTCAGACGGCTCCCTGATGTTTGCTTTTAATCAAAGGATTCAGAAGCGTCAGCCCATCGCTGCTCCAAATGATATTAAAAGGTATTTTGTAACGCCTAAAGAATCGGGCGAACTTTGCCTTATGAGCTGCCTGCTTGGAGAGAACAGAGATATCTTCTTTCCTAAACTTAGTGAAAAACTCCATCTGATAACTTTTGCTGAAATAGCGGTTAAGTACCTTTCAATGATAGGTTACGAACCATATCTGTGCTCAACCGAGGAGGAGGCCAGATCGAAAGTTCTGGAGTTGATAGATAAAAAGAAATGGCCGTGTTTGTTTACCACCAGCGACACCTCCGGAGAAAAAGATTTTGAAGAATTTTATACAGATAATGAAATTCTTGATATGGAGCGGTTTAATAACCTAGGTATTATTAAGAATGACTGTATTTACGATGAGGCGGTCATTGACAATTTTAGGAATTCAATAAACTCAATGCTTGCACGTGGAAGCTGGACAAAAAGAGAGATTGTTGATTTATTCAATAAAACCATTCCCGAATTTAAACACATTGAGACCGAAAAGTATTTAGACGGGAAAATGTAATGGCTGATTTTGCTGAGATAACAAACTTTATAAAAAATCTTTTTGGTGACAGTTTTGTTCCTCTGCATGAACCCAGATTCAGCGGGAATGAGAAAAAATATCTGAATGACTGCATTGATTCCACGTTTGTTTCAAGTGTCGGGAAATATGTCGACAGGCTTGAAAAGGATTTTGCGGAATACACCGGTTCCGGCTATTCTGTGGCCGCAGTTAACGGGACATGTGCTCTTCATACTGCTTTAAAAGTTGTTGGAGTAAACTCCGGAGATGAAGTGCTTACACAGCCGTTAACTTTCATAGCTACGGCAAATGCTATAAGCTATTGCGGAGCATCACCGGTTTTTATTGATGTGGATTTAGATACTCTTGGAATGAGTCCTGAGTCGCTTTCAGATTTTCTTAATGCAAATTGCAGCCTTGTCGGTGGTAAATGTGTTAACAGTGCGACAGGCAAAGTTATAAAAGCTTGTGTGCCTATGCATACTTTTGGTCATCCTTGCAGGATAGATAAGATATGTGAGATCTGCGCTGAGTGGCATATCCCTGTCATAGAAGATGCTGCGGAAAGCCTTGGGAGCACATATAAAGGCAGGCACACCGGCACATTCGGCATCTTAGGTGTTTTCAGCTTTAACGGCAATAAAATCATTACGTCCGGCGGGGGCGGGGTGATCGTTACTGATGACGAGCTCCTGGCAAGACGTGCTAAGCATATAACAACAACTGCAAAACAGCCTCATAAGTGGGAATATGTTCACGATGAGGTCGGATTTAACTATCGTATGCCTAATTTGAATGCTGCTCTGTTGTGTGCACAGCTTGAACAGGTTGATGGCTTTCTCAAAAATAAGCGGGAACTTGCAGATATATACAGAAGGTTCTTTGAGACTTCAAATATTGAGTTTTTTAAAGAACCTGATTGTGCGAATTCTAATTACTGGCTGAATGCAGTGATTTTATCAGGATTAAAAGAGCGTGACAATTTTCTTGAATATTCTAACTCAAATGGTGTGATGACACGCCCAATATGGCGGCTTATGAATAAACTCAGCATGTTTTCCGACTGTTTTTCCGCCGATCTTAAGAATTCCGAATATCTTGAAGAGAGGGTCGTCAATATTCCGAGCAGTGCGAGGCTCGGGTGAAGTCCGGAAGAGTTTTGTAATACCTTCTGGAGCCTTTGTTCAGACAGGGAGTGTTTTTAAATGAGCATATTTATAATTGCTGAAGCGGGTGTAAACCATAACGGCGATATTGAGACAGCAAAAAAACTTATTGATGCTGCCGTGGAAGCCGGGGCTGATGCGGTTAAATTTCAGACTTTTAAAGCTGAAAAGATTGTAAGCAGAACTGCCGATAAAGCTGATTATCAGAAAGCGGCAACTGGCTCGGATGAATCACAGTATGATATGATCAAAAAACTGGAACTTGATAAGGAATCGCATTTTAAGCTTATGGAGCATTGCGTTAACAGAAATATTATGTTTCTTTCAACTCCTTTTGATCATGACAGTATAGAATTGCTCAGTGGGATGGGGCTTGAAATATTCAAGGTACCCAGCGGGGAGATCACAAATTTACCCTATTTAAGACACATAGGTAGCCTGAAGAAAAAAGTAATTCTCTCCACAGGAATGGCTGATCTCGGCGAGATAGAGGATGCTCTCAATATTCTTATAGATGCCGGAACTGAAAAAGATAATATAACTGTTTTACATGCCACCACTGAATACCCGTGCCCTCTTGATGAGGTCAACCTCAGAGCTATGCTGACGATAAAGAATGCGTTCAATGTCAGCATTGGTTATTCGGATCACACGAAAGGGATTGAAATTCCTGTTGCTGCCGCAGCACTTGGAGCAGATGTCATAGAAAAGCACTTTACTCTGGATAGAATGATGGAAGGACCTGACCATAAAGCCAGCCTTGAACCGGACGAACTTTGTGCGATGGTTAAGGCGATACGGAATATTGAACTCGCCATTGGGGATGGAATAAAGAGACCCAGCCGGAGCGAGATAAAGAATAAATTGGTTGCAAGAAAGAGTATTGTTGCATCATGCAATATAAAAAAAGGTGATACTCTGTCGTATGATAATGTGACTGTTAAGCGTCCCGGAGGGGGCATCAGCCCTATGAGATGGGACGAAGTCATCGGTTCTGAGGCCGGTAAAGACTATATGCAGGACGAGCTGATATGAGTCGGAAAAAAGTCTGTGTGGTCACAGGCACAAGAGCTGAATATGGTCTTCTCTACTGGCTCATGAAAGGAATAGTGGAAGACCCTGAACTTGAGCTTCAGGTTATTGTGACAGGCATGCATATGAGTCCTGAGTTTGGTCTCACATATATGGATGTTGAAAAAGAATTTAAAATTAACAAGAAGATAGAAATTCTTCTGTCTTCTGATACACCTGTTGGGATCTCGAAATCTATGGGCTTGGCAATGGTTTCCTTTTGTGAGGCATATGAAGAACTCAGACCGGATATCCTTATCGTATTGGGAGACAGGTT of the Seleniivibrio woodruffii genome contains:
- a CDS encoding SLBB domain-containing protein, whose protein sequence is MKKIFLLLLLAVSVCASAASLADEALFNQIINAQKDKLGITDRQSNVQDRNLQNTGQTGNTPQNNLQNVQTGNTTPNVIKQPKEVLIYGHDMFGTSDTASGSSNQFVADQNVNVPDDYVLGSGDTVRLQFWGRTAKTEELVLDRSGEAFSETLGKIVLGGQTYGQAKTIVEKMVQGMEGVSASLVISNTKTVKVLVSGGVNKPGYYIMNVFGNVTQAIVNAGGVKDFADIRRVAIIRNGRTVETIDYYELINKGSYRPKIQKLMPNDVIFVPRTTKRVLVEGAIKNEAYYDIRNENTVNDVIRLAGGLASNAVSNNVVVTRVNKTDLKYTVKSLDISKGRDASFRVEDGDKITIYGLNDKNLNSVKLTGNVVYPGNYEFRKGMRISDIIKSVSYLLPDTEMSASYIVRKDVKTSETVIVPFSLDRIMESKHSAYDIALQAYDEIVVVGKYTAMENIHIDVSGEVVSPGDYAAKNNATVYEMIVKAGGLTANSDKSAIEIISYLNGSYSSEYMDINKSMSAKAPLQGFIVVHGIYESAMLNYIEISGDIMNPGEFFFHKGMSLRELLDKAVSPDKKNIRYSILIYRKNTDTSGSEVFSLDLKNLSDPKVAYTLKQGDKVIVKQVTKEVKRYVNIEGAVFDPGTYQYADNLTAGQLITMAGGLKDSAYYDAIELIRKEIADGGVEQEFISVNKDEIAKFSLMAGDRLVVRDISEYNKMDYVTLSGEVKFPGRYPIKKGEKLSSIIERAGGFTDFAYLKGAAFSRVRVRVEKQKMLDKMIRNLEREILVNANVEAMTASTTTSIDSSELMLKTKDEFIKSMRNLKADGRVVLKLSHPRLLKGSSNDLDLENGDELYIPKAPSTVVVSGSVLSPGAFVYNSKMDWEDYIKLTGGLLSQADKKNIFIMKSDGTAQKANSETLAWSPQNDRWEFSFFSKTNPLDPGDIIMVPDNYNRVPWMRNIKDITQIMMQIAVTAGVLTNL
- a CDS encoding Wzz/FepE/Etk N-terminal domain-containing protein encodes the protein MNTENSRIEENEIDMLTLVSIIWKRKFLIAGLVFLVSLATVIYVVTQDNMYASTAVLKPVESASSPSLNGLGTLASIAGVSVSSGGSVFGDLSVLLNDRDFLAGFIKKNNLTKKLIEETAFLDTEEFKSNEKFYLSNLMKKNTSLFEDQTTKYITISFQNKNPAIANNVLSLLLKDASEVLRLKQLENVDERIANYKSEIDLTKDITLKSKLSDLVANLIQSKVLANADKYYGFSIISAPSLPDALDKVGPKRAQICIIAFFASMVLSIVGVVWYETLRKSKA
- a CDS encoding UDP-N-acetylglucosamine 4,6-dehydratase, whose translation is MSEQILELIGRKEELFTDDISRFENELQEIVANSTFLVIGGAGSIGQAVVKEIFKRNPLKLHVVDISENNLAELVRDIRSSFGYINGDFRTFALDAGAAEYDAFIRSDGKYDYVLNLSALKHVRSEKDPYTLMRLIRTNVSNTEKTVMDSVNNGSKKYFCVSTDKAANPVNMMGASKRIMEMFLMRLSTEIPISTARFANVAFSDGSLMFAFNQRIQKRQPIAAPNDIKRYFVTPKESGELCLMSCLLGENRDIFFPKLSEKLHLITFAEIAVKYLSMIGYEPYLCSTEEEARSKVLELIDKKKWPCLFTTSDTSGEKDFEEFYTDNEILDMERFNNLGIIKNDCIYDEAVIDNFRNSINSMLARGSWTKREIVDLFNKTIPEFKHIETEKYLDGKM
- a CDS encoding LegC family aminotransferase — encoded protein: MADFAEITNFIKNLFGDSFVPLHEPRFSGNEKKYLNDCIDSTFVSSVGKYVDRLEKDFAEYTGSGYSVAAVNGTCALHTALKVVGVNSGDEVLTQPLTFIATANAISYCGASPVFIDVDLDTLGMSPESLSDFLNANCSLVGGKCVNSATGKVIKACVPMHTFGHPCRIDKICEICAEWHIPVIEDAAESLGSTYKGRHTGTFGILGVFSFNGNKIITSGGGGVIVTDDELLARRAKHITTTAKQPHKWEYVHDEVGFNYRMPNLNAALLCAQLEQVDGFLKNKRELADIYRRFFETSNIEFFKEPDCANSNYWLNAVILSGLKERDNFLEYSNSNGVMTRPIWRLMNKLSMFSDCFSADLKNSEYLEERVVNIPSSARLG
- the neuB gene encoding N-acetylneuraminate synthase, giving the protein MSIFIIAEAGVNHNGDIETAKKLIDAAVEAGADAVKFQTFKAEKIVSRTADKADYQKAATGSDESQYDMIKKLELDKESHFKLMEHCVNRNIMFLSTPFDHDSIELLSGMGLEIFKVPSGEITNLPYLRHIGSLKKKVILSTGMADLGEIEDALNILIDAGTEKDNITVLHATTEYPCPLDEVNLRAMLTIKNAFNVSIGYSDHTKGIEIPVAAAALGADVIEKHFTLDRMMEGPDHKASLEPDELCAMVKAIRNIELAIGDGIKRPSRSEIKNKLVARKSIVASCNIKKGDTLSYDNVTVKRPGGGISPMRWDEVIGSEAGKDYMQDELI